The following are from one region of the Drosophila nasuta strain 15112-1781.00 unplaced genomic scaffold, ASM2355853v1 ctg18_pilon, whole genome shotgun sequence genome:
- the LOC132797739 gene encoding gamma-aminobutyric acid receptor subunit beta-like, with amino-acid sequence MINLRQLGACYSLLLLLLSAQFTLVRCKRKEMLAGRLENVTQTISKILQGYDIRLRPNFGGEPLHVGMDLTIASFDAISEVNMDYTITMYLNQYWRDERLAFNIYGPYYDTDADDDGVNDVLTLSGDFAEKIWVPDTFFANDKNSFLHDVTERNKLVRLGGDGAVTYGMRFTTTLACMMDLHYYPLDSQNCTVEIESYGYTVSDVVMYWKPTPVRGVEDAELPQFTIIGYETNDRKERLATGVYQRLSLSFKLQRNIGYFVFQTYLPSILIVMLSWVSFWINHEATSARVALGITTVLTMTTISTGVRSSLPRISYVKAIDIYLVMCFVFVFAALLEYAAVNYTYWGKRAKKKIKKLKECDRHKIGKLEKSETCSTTEDIIELQDVRMSPIPSLRKGNYNVTLGSIGTETMDLAKFPPSFRITRNYGAGRSQLRHRGQRGISARPRMMHAIKKSASAIRATIPKIKDVNIIDKYSRMIFPISFCAFNLGYWIFYILE; translated from the exons ATGATTAATTTAAGGCAACTGGGCGCCTGTTACAGCCTCCTGCTACTACTGCTGAGCGCCCAGTTTACACTAGTAAG ATGCAAGCGAAAAGAAATGCTAGCTGGCCGCCTGGAGAATGTTACGCAGACGATCTCAAAAATACTGCAAGGATATGACATCCGGTTACGCCCCAATTTCGGGGGCGAGCCACTACACGTGGGCATGGATTTGACTATAGCAAGTTTTGATGCGATCTCAGAAGTAAATATG GACTATACAATAACAATGTACTTAAATCAGTACTGGCGGGATGAACGTTTGGCTTTCAATATCTATGGACCTTACTACGACACGGATGCCGATGACGATGGCGTCAACGATGTGCTCACATTGTCCGGAGACTTTGCAGAGAAGATCTGGGTGCCAGACACATTCTTTGCCAACGACAAGAACAG CTTCCTACACGACGTCACTGAGCGCAACAAGCTGGTGCGTCTGGGCGGTGATGGAGCCGTTACCTATGGTATGAGGTTCACCACGACACTTGCCTGCATGATGGATTTGCACTATTACCCACTGGACTCCCAGAATTGCACCGTGGAAATCGAGAGTT ATGGTTACACGGTCAGTGATGTTGTCATGTACTGGAAACCGACGCCTGTGCGTGGCGTGGAGGACGCCGAACTGCCACAATTCACGATCATTGGCTACGAGACGAACGATCGGAAGGAGCGTCTGGCCACTGGAGTCTATCAGCGACTGTCGCTCTCATTCAAACTGCAACGTAACATTGGATACTTTGTGTTCCAAACTTATTTGCCCAGCATACTGATTGTGATGCTGTCTTGGGTCTCGTTTTGGATAAATCACGAGGCGACCAGTGCGAGAGTGGCTCTCGGTATTACCACGGTGCTGACCATGACCACGATCAGCACCGGAGTTCGCAGCTCATTGCCACGCATCTCCTATGTAAAAGCTATCGATATATATCTGGTAATGtgctttgtgtttgtgtttgcggCGCTCCTCGAATACGCTGCAGTCAATTATACATACTGGGGCAAGCGGGCCAAGAAGAAGATCAAAAAGCTCAAGGAATGTGATCGACATAAAATAG GGAAATTGGAAAAGTCCGAAACGTGTTCAACAACAGAAGACATAATTGAGCTGCAGGACGTACGCATGAGTCCTATACCTTCGTTGCGCAAAGGTAACTACAATGTGACCCTTGGCTCCATTGGTACCGAGACCATGGACTTGGCCAAGTTTCCGCCGAGCTTCCGCATTACGCGCAACTATGGCGCCGGTCGAAGTCAGTTGCGACATCGCGGCCAACGGG GAATCTCGGCGCGTCCACGCATGATGCATGCGATCAAAAAGAGTGCGTCGGCCATTCGGGCGACCATACCGAAGATCAAGGATGTCAACATTATCGACAAATATTCGCGCATGATATTCCCGATAAGTTTCTGTGCTTTCAACCTTGGCTATTGGATATTCTACATACTCGAGTAG
- the LOC132797738 gene encoding gamma-aminobutyric acid receptor subunit gamma-1 isoform X2 codes for MILFQRPLGILACFLIYICLPLDRHWVESVTTVSKTSPEVEVPSKAEAKVLQMPKMGNMSTMPTITSEFKASRIYESFRAVPSTSMSTSTSTSATDEERSRRFMRRYANETSAFGAVGASRLMRPRTASADMLSRNISSILENLLKRYEQSQLPTHGQGLPTVVRTNILIRSMGPVSELDMDYSMDCYFRQYWRDKRLSFQGPIKSLSLSIKMLDKIWRPDTYFYNGKHSHIHTITVPNKLLRLDQDGGILYSMRLTIKATCPMELKNFPMDRQSCPLIIGSYGYTNQQLVYEWQNHDDAVSFVPGMTLNQFDLISMMHRNFTSTRREGDFSVLHVAFNLKRHTGYFLIQVYVPCILIVVLSWVSFWIHREATSDRVGLCVTAVLTLSTISLDSRTDLPKVKYATALDWFLLMSFLYCIATLLEFAGVHYFTKLGSGEIPRIDDEWEDIGALGFGASRDEPADAEEATSDDSEPPNSDSDVFVFADHDAATMMHCDCDCDCELPLPTELNAPAIAVAGNRNTFSCPIYNNQPQSGANIFPKLSSHASTMERTTQTEPPVVSRMHQMWLCLKGDDKFRRQRERDAAAEKSNQGRSGRSYVNSISLIDRVARVAFPMTFALFNLLYWLAYGMYKKEFSWSMIKA; via the exons ATGATTTTGTTTCAGCGTCCGTTGGGAATTTTGGCATG CTTCTTGATTTACATCTGCCTGCCACTCGACCGTCACTGGGTCGAGAGTGTGACCACAGTGAGCAAGACGTCGCCGGAAGTGGAAGTGCCATCGAAAGCGGAAGCGAAAGTATTGCAGATGCCAAAAATGGGAAATATGTCAACGATGCCGACGATAACGAGTGAGTTCAAGGCGAGTCGCATCTACGAATCCTTTCGCGCTGTACCCAGCACTTCGATGTCAACTTCGACGTCTACATCAGCTACTGATGAGGAGAGGAGCCGTCGCTTCATGCGACGCTATGCGAATGAGACAAGCGCCTTCGGGGCAGTAGGCGCAAGCCGCCTGATGCGACCTCGCACTGCATCGGCCGATATGCTGAGCAGGAACATCTCGAGCATACTCGAGAATCTGCTGAAGCGCTACGAGCAGTCACAGCTGCCCACCCACGGCCAGGGGCTGCCGACGGTTGTCCGTACGAACATTCTGATCCGTAGCATGGGGCCGGTGTCGGAGCTGGATATGGACTATTCGATGGACTGCTATTTTCGGCAGTATTGGCGCGACAAGCGACTCAGCTTCCAGGGGCCTATCAAGAGTCTCTCGCTGAGCATCAAGATGCTGGACAAGATCTGGCGACCCGACACCTACTTCTACAATGGCAAGCACTCGCACATACACACGATAACGGTGCCGAACAAGTTGCTGCGCCTCGATCAGGATGGGGGCATTCTCTACTCCATGCG TTTGACCATCAAGGCCACCTGTCCCATGGAGCTGAAGAACTTTCCGATGGACCGCCAGTCGTGTCCACTTATCATTGGCAGCT ATGGCTATACGAACCAGCAGCTGGTTTACGAGTGGCAGAATCACGACGATGCCGTGTCCTTTGTGCCCGGAATGACACTCAACCAGTTCGACCTAATCAGCATGATGCATCGCAATTTCACGTCAACTCGCCGCGAGGGCGATTTCTCCGTGTTGCACGTCGCCTTCAATTTGAAGCGCCACACAGGCTACTTTCTCATCCAG GTTTATGTGCCTTGCATTCTGATTGTGGTACTGTCGTGGGTCTCATTCTGGATACATCGTGAGGCAACCAGCGACCGTGTCGGACTCTGTGTGACAGCAGTGCTCACTCTCTCGACCATCAGCCTGGACTCACGCACTGATTTGCCGAAGGTGAAGTATGCCACAGCTCTGGATTGGTTTCTGCTGATGAGCTTTCTCTACTGCATTGCCACGCTGCTCGAGTTCGCAGGCGTGCATTATTTCACCAAGCTAGGCAGCGGCGAGATTCCGCGCATCGATGACGAGTGGGAAGACATTGGTGCCTTGGGCTTTGGCGCTTCTAGGGATGAGCCTGCCGATGCCGAAGAGGCGACGAGCGACGACAGCGAGCCCCCCAACTCCGACAGCGATGTCTTTGTCTTTGCCGACCACGATGCTGCCACGATGATgcactgcgactgcgactgcgactgcgagttGCCACTGCCCACCGAGCTCAATGCTCCCGCTATCGCTGTCGCTGGCAACCGCAACACCTTCAGCTGTCCCATCTACAAT AACCAGCCACAGAGTGGGGCCAACATCTTTCCCAAGCTGTCGTCCCACGCCTCGACCATGGAGCGCACCACACAAACCGAGCCGCCGGTGGTCTCGCGCATGCATCAGATGTGGCTCTGCCTGAAGGGAGACGACAAGTTCCGTCGGCAGCGAGAGCGGGACGCGGCAGCCGAGAAGAGCAATCAGGGTCGCAGTGGCAGAAGCTATGTGAACAGCATCTCGCTGATCGACCGTGTGGCGCGTGTCGCCTTCCCCATGACCTTTGCCCTCTTCAATCTGCTCTACTGGCTGGCGTATGGCATGTACAAGAAGGAGTTCTCCTGGTCCATGATCAAGGCCTGA
- the LOC132797738 gene encoding gamma-aminobutyric acid receptor subunit alpha-6 isoform X3, with product MPKMGNMSTMPTITSEFKASRIYESFRAVPSTSMSTSTSTSATDEERSRRFMRRYANETSAFGAVGASRLMRPRTASADMLSRNISSILENLLKRYEQSQLPTHGQGLPTVVRTNILIRSMGPVSELDMDYSMDCYFRQYWRDKRLSFQGPIKSLSLSIKMLDKIWRPDTYFYNGKHSHIHTITVPNKLLRLDQDGGILYSMRLTIKATCPMELKNFPMDRQSCPLIIGSYGYTNQQLVYEWQNHDDAVSFVPGMTLNQFDLISMMHRNFTSTRREGDFSVLHVAFNLKRHTGYFLIQVYVPCILIVVLSWVSFWIHREATSDRVGLCVTAVLTLSTISLDSRTDLPKVKYATALDWFLLMSFLYCIATLLEFAGVHYFTKLGSGEIPRIDDEWEDIGALGFGASRDEPADAEEATSDDSEPPNSDSDVFVFADHDAATMMHCDCDCDCELPLPTELNAPAIAVAGNRNTFSCPIYNNQPQSGANIFPKLSSHASTMERTTQTEPPVVSRMHQMWLCLKGDDKFRRQRERDAAAEKSNQGRSGRSYVNSISLIDRVARVAFPMTFALFNLLYWLAYGMYKKEFSWSMIKA from the exons ATGCCAAAAATGGGAAATATGTCAACGATGCCGACGATAACGAGTGAGTTCAAGGCGAGTCGCATCTACGAATCCTTTCGCGCTGTACCCAGCACTTCGATGTCAACTTCGACGTCTACATCAGCTACTGATGAGGAGAGGAGCCGTCGCTTCATGCGACGCTATGCGAATGAGACAAGCGCCTTCGGGGCAGTAGGCGCAAGCCGCCTGATGCGACCTCGCACTGCATCGGCCGATATGCTGAGCAGGAACATCTCGAGCATACTCGAGAATCTGCTGAAGCGCTACGAGCAGTCACAGCTGCCCACCCACGGCCAGGGGCTGCCGACGGTTGTCCGTACGAACATTCTGATCCGTAGCATGGGGCCGGTGTCGGAGCTGGATATGGACTATTCGATGGACTGCTATTTTCGGCAGTATTGGCGCGACAAGCGACTCAGCTTCCAGGGGCCTATCAAGAGTCTCTCGCTGAGCATCAAGATGCTGGACAAGATCTGGCGACCCGACACCTACTTCTACAATGGCAAGCACTCGCACATACACACGATAACGGTGCCGAACAAGTTGCTGCGCCTCGATCAGGATGGGGGCATTCTCTACTCCATGCG TTTGACCATCAAGGCCACCTGTCCCATGGAGCTGAAGAACTTTCCGATGGACCGCCAGTCGTGTCCACTTATCATTGGCAGCT ATGGCTATACGAACCAGCAGCTGGTTTACGAGTGGCAGAATCACGACGATGCCGTGTCCTTTGTGCCCGGAATGACACTCAACCAGTTCGACCTAATCAGCATGATGCATCGCAATTTCACGTCAACTCGCCGCGAGGGCGATTTCTCCGTGTTGCACGTCGCCTTCAATTTGAAGCGCCACACAGGCTACTTTCTCATCCAG GTTTATGTGCCTTGCATTCTGATTGTGGTACTGTCGTGGGTCTCATTCTGGATACATCGTGAGGCAACCAGCGACCGTGTCGGACTCTGTGTGACAGCAGTGCTCACTCTCTCGACCATCAGCCTGGACTCACGCACTGATTTGCCGAAGGTGAAGTATGCCACAGCTCTGGATTGGTTTCTGCTGATGAGCTTTCTCTACTGCATTGCCACGCTGCTCGAGTTCGCAGGCGTGCATTATTTCACCAAGCTAGGCAGCGGCGAGATTCCGCGCATCGATGACGAGTGGGAAGACATTGGTGCCTTGGGCTTTGGCGCTTCTAGGGATGAGCCTGCCGATGCCGAAGAGGCGACGAGCGACGACAGCGAGCCCCCCAACTCCGACAGCGATGTCTTTGTCTTTGCCGACCACGATGCTGCCACGATGATgcactgcgactgcgactgcgactgcgagttGCCACTGCCCACCGAGCTCAATGCTCCCGCTATCGCTGTCGCTGGCAACCGCAACACCTTCAGCTGTCCCATCTACAAT AACCAGCCACAGAGTGGGGCCAACATCTTTCCCAAGCTGTCGTCCCACGCCTCGACCATGGAGCGCACCACACAAACCGAGCCGCCGGTGGTCTCGCGCATGCATCAGATGTGGCTCTGCCTGAAGGGAGACGACAAGTTCCGTCGGCAGCGAGAGCGGGACGCGGCAGCCGAGAAGAGCAATCAGGGTCGCAGTGGCAGAAGCTATGTGAACAGCATCTCGCTGATCGACCGTGTGGCGCGTGTCGCCTTCCCCATGACCTTTGCCCTCTTCAATCTGCTCTACTGGCTGGCGTATGGCATGTACAAGAAGGAGTTCTCCTGGTCCATGATCAAGGCCTGA
- the LOC132797738 gene encoding gamma-aminobutyric acid receptor subunit gamma-1 isoform X1, whose translation MRQTIRYTECDWRGRGIVGHYAACGVTRESNAKLHTYFVDSFLIYICLPLDRHWVESVTTVSKTSPEVEVPSKAEAKVLQMPKMGNMSTMPTITSEFKASRIYESFRAVPSTSMSTSTSTSATDEERSRRFMRRYANETSAFGAVGASRLMRPRTASADMLSRNISSILENLLKRYEQSQLPTHGQGLPTVVRTNILIRSMGPVSELDMDYSMDCYFRQYWRDKRLSFQGPIKSLSLSIKMLDKIWRPDTYFYNGKHSHIHTITVPNKLLRLDQDGGILYSMRLTIKATCPMELKNFPMDRQSCPLIIGSYGYTNQQLVYEWQNHDDAVSFVPGMTLNQFDLISMMHRNFTSTRREGDFSVLHVAFNLKRHTGYFLIQVYVPCILIVVLSWVSFWIHREATSDRVGLCVTAVLTLSTISLDSRTDLPKVKYATALDWFLLMSFLYCIATLLEFAGVHYFTKLGSGEIPRIDDEWEDIGALGFGASRDEPADAEEATSDDSEPPNSDSDVFVFADHDAATMMHCDCDCDCELPLPTELNAPAIAVAGNRNTFSCPIYNNQPQSGANIFPKLSSHASTMERTTQTEPPVVSRMHQMWLCLKGDDKFRRQRERDAAAEKSNQGRSGRSYVNSISLIDRVARVAFPMTFALFNLLYWLAYGMYKKEFSWSMIKA comes from the exons ATGCGGCAAACTATTCGATATACCGAGTGTGATTGGCGGGGAAGGGGAATTGTGGGTCATTATGCTGCTTGCGGGGTAACGCGAGAATCAAATGCTAagctacatacatatttcgTTGACAGCTTCTTGATTTACATCTGCCTGCCACTCGACCGTCACTGGGTCGAGAGTGTGACCACAGTGAGCAAGACGTCGCCGGAAGTGGAAGTGCCATCGAAAGCGGAAGCGAAAGTATTGCAGATGCCAAAAATGGGAAATATGTCAACGATGCCGACGATAACGAGTGAGTTCAAGGCGAGTCGCATCTACGAATCCTTTCGCGCTGTACCCAGCACTTCGATGTCAACTTCGACGTCTACATCAGCTACTGATGAGGAGAGGAGCCGTCGCTTCATGCGACGCTATGCGAATGAGACAAGCGCCTTCGGGGCAGTAGGCGCAAGCCGCCTGATGCGACCTCGCACTGCATCGGCCGATATGCTGAGCAGGAACATCTCGAGCATACTCGAGAATCTGCTGAAGCGCTACGAGCAGTCACAGCTGCCCACCCACGGCCAGGGGCTGCCGACGGTTGTCCGTACGAACATTCTGATCCGTAGCATGGGGCCGGTGTCGGAGCTGGATATGGACTATTCGATGGACTGCTATTTTCGGCAGTATTGGCGCGACAAGCGACTCAGCTTCCAGGGGCCTATCAAGAGTCTCTCGCTGAGCATCAAGATGCTGGACAAGATCTGGCGACCCGACACCTACTTCTACAATGGCAAGCACTCGCACATACACACGATAACGGTGCCGAACAAGTTGCTGCGCCTCGATCAGGATGGGGGCATTCTCTACTCCATGCG TTTGACCATCAAGGCCACCTGTCCCATGGAGCTGAAGAACTTTCCGATGGACCGCCAGTCGTGTCCACTTATCATTGGCAGCT ATGGCTATACGAACCAGCAGCTGGTTTACGAGTGGCAGAATCACGACGATGCCGTGTCCTTTGTGCCCGGAATGACACTCAACCAGTTCGACCTAATCAGCATGATGCATCGCAATTTCACGTCAACTCGCCGCGAGGGCGATTTCTCCGTGTTGCACGTCGCCTTCAATTTGAAGCGCCACACAGGCTACTTTCTCATCCAG GTTTATGTGCCTTGCATTCTGATTGTGGTACTGTCGTGGGTCTCATTCTGGATACATCGTGAGGCAACCAGCGACCGTGTCGGACTCTGTGTGACAGCAGTGCTCACTCTCTCGACCATCAGCCTGGACTCACGCACTGATTTGCCGAAGGTGAAGTATGCCACAGCTCTGGATTGGTTTCTGCTGATGAGCTTTCTCTACTGCATTGCCACGCTGCTCGAGTTCGCAGGCGTGCATTATTTCACCAAGCTAGGCAGCGGCGAGATTCCGCGCATCGATGACGAGTGGGAAGACATTGGTGCCTTGGGCTTTGGCGCTTCTAGGGATGAGCCTGCCGATGCCGAAGAGGCGACGAGCGACGACAGCGAGCCCCCCAACTCCGACAGCGATGTCTTTGTCTTTGCCGACCACGATGCTGCCACGATGATgcactgcgactgcgactgcgactgcgagttGCCACTGCCCACCGAGCTCAATGCTCCCGCTATCGCTGTCGCTGGCAACCGCAACACCTTCAGCTGTCCCATCTACAAT AACCAGCCACAGAGTGGGGCCAACATCTTTCCCAAGCTGTCGTCCCACGCCTCGACCATGGAGCGCACCACACAAACCGAGCCGCCGGTGGTCTCGCGCATGCATCAGATGTGGCTCTGCCTGAAGGGAGACGACAAGTTCCGTCGGCAGCGAGAGCGGGACGCGGCAGCCGAGAAGAGCAATCAGGGTCGCAGTGGCAGAAGCTATGTGAACAGCATCTCGCTGATCGACCGTGTGGCGCGTGTCGCCTTCCCCATGACCTTTGCCCTCTTCAATCTGCTCTACTGGCTGGCGTATGGCATGTACAAGAAGGAGTTCTCCTGGTCCATGATCAAGGCCTGA